In the Piscinibacter sp. XHJ-5 genome, one interval contains:
- the tatA gene encoding Sec-independent protein translocase subunit TatA yields the protein MGSFSIWHWLVVLLIVVLIFGTKKLKNMGQDLGGAVKGFKDGMKDGSASSEPLPPAQVTANAPKSDPNTVDVEAKNKS from the coding sequence ATGGGCTCATTCAGCATCTGGCACTGGCTGGTCGTGCTGCTGATCGTGGTGCTGATCTTCGGCACCAAGAAACTCAAGAACATGGGGCAGGACCTCGGTGGGGCGGTCAAGGGCTTCAAGGACGGCATGAAGGACGGCTCCGCGAGCAGCGAGCCGTTGCCGCCGGCGCAGGTCACCGCCAACGCGCCGAAGTCCGACCCGAACACGGTGGACGTCGAGGCGAAGAACAAGTCGTGA
- a CDS encoding phosphoribosyl-ATP diphosphatase, whose translation MSSNDTLARLAEVIEARKGGDPDKSYVARLFHKGTDAILKKIGEEATETVMAAKDGDPQKIVYEVADLWFHSMLALSAFGLKPADVLAELERRAGTSGLEEFAARKLKDREGDTHG comes from the coding sequence ATGAGCTCGAACGACACGCTGGCGCGGCTGGCCGAGGTGATCGAGGCCCGCAAGGGCGGCGATCCCGACAAGAGCTACGTGGCGCGCCTGTTCCACAAGGGCACCGACGCCATCCTCAAGAAGATCGGCGAGGAGGCCACCGAAACGGTGATGGCCGCCAAGGACGGCGATCCGCAGAAGATCGTCTACGAGGTCGCCGACCTGTGGTTCCACTCGATGCTGGCGCTCAGCGCCTTCGGGCTCAAGCCGGCCGACGTGCTGGCCGAGCTGGAGCGGCGCGCCGGCACGTCGGGACTCGAGGAATTCGCGGCGCGCAAACTGAAAGACCGAGAGGGCGACACCCATGGCTGA
- a CDS encoding ATP-binding protein: MADVNSLLSRAEALMARLEAVLPHPPAAPDWSASVAFRYRKRGGSGRLEPVRHVATIRLANLCEVEPQKERLVRNTRQFVDGHAANNVLLTGARGTGKSSLIKACLNEFSPQGLRLIEVDKADLVDLPDIVDLVAERPERFVVFCDDLSFDEGEAGYKALKSILDGSVAQSSDNVLIYATSNRRHLLPEYMKENLTYQHTEDGEVHPGEVVEEKISLSERFGLWVSFYPFTQAEYLTIVAEWLRGFGVDEAAIAAARQESLVWALERGSRSGRVAYQFAKDYAGRHHP; the protein is encoded by the coding sequence ATGGCTGACGTGAATTCCCTCCTCTCGCGCGCCGAGGCGCTGATGGCGCGCCTCGAAGCGGTGCTGCCGCACCCGCCGGCGGCGCCGGACTGGTCCGCTTCGGTGGCGTTTCGCTACCGCAAGCGCGGCGGCAGCGGCCGGCTCGAGCCGGTGCGCCACGTGGCCACGATCCGGCTCGCCAACCTGTGCGAGGTGGAACCGCAGAAGGAGCGGCTGGTGCGCAACACGCGCCAGTTCGTCGACGGGCACGCCGCGAACAACGTGCTGCTCACCGGCGCCCGCGGCACTGGCAAGAGCTCGCTGATCAAGGCCTGCCTGAACGAGTTTTCGCCGCAAGGCCTGCGGCTGATCGAGGTCGACAAGGCCGACCTGGTCGATCTGCCGGACATCGTCGACCTGGTCGCCGAGCGCCCCGAGCGCTTCGTCGTGTTCTGCGACGACCTGAGCTTCGACGAGGGCGAGGCCGGCTACAAGGCGCTGAAGTCGATTCTCGACGGCTCGGTCGCCCAGTCGTCCGACAACGTCCTCATCTACGCGACCAGCAACCGCCGCCACCTGCTGCCCGAGTACATGAAGGAAAACCTCACGTACCAGCACACCGAGGACGGCGAAGTGCATCCCGGCGAGGTGGTGGAGGAGAAGATCTCGCTGTCCGAGCGGTTCGGCCTGTGGGTCAGCTTCTATCCGTTCACCCAGGCCGAGTACCTGACCATCGTCGCCGAGTGGCTGCGCGGCTTCGGCGTCGACGAAGCGGCCATCGCCGCCGCGCGCCAGGAGTCGCTGGTGTGGGCGCTGGAACGCGGTTCGCGCTCCGGCCGCGTCGCCTATCAGTTCGCGAAGGACTACGCCGGAAGGCATCACCCATGA
- the tatC gene encoding twin-arginine translocase subunit TatC: MSSHNTGPDELEGTEQPFVSHLIELRDRLIRALIAVGICFGVLTLWPGPSGLYDLLAAPLVANLPKGATLIATNVISPFLVPLKITLMAAFLLALPVVLYQVWAFVAPGLYTHEKKLVLPLVVSSTLLFLVGVAFCYFFVFGKVFQFIQNFAPKSITAAPDIEAYLSFVLTMFIAFGAAFEVPIVVVVLARIGLVSIDKLKQFRSYFIVLAFIVAAVITPPDIVSQLALAIPMCLLYEVGIWAAQIFIKHTKAPEEETSA; this comes from the coding sequence ATGAGCTCCCACAACACCGGCCCCGACGAGCTGGAGGGCACCGAACAGCCTTTCGTCTCGCACCTCATCGAGCTGCGCGACCGCCTGATTCGCGCGCTGATCGCCGTCGGCATCTGCTTCGGCGTGCTCACGCTGTGGCCCGGGCCGAGCGGTCTGTACGACCTGCTCGCCGCGCCGCTGGTGGCCAACCTTCCCAAGGGTGCGACGCTGATCGCGACCAACGTCATCTCGCCGTTCCTGGTGCCGCTGAAGATCACGCTGATGGCGGCTTTCCTGCTCGCCTTGCCGGTCGTGCTGTACCAGGTATGGGCCTTCGTCGCTCCCGGCCTGTACACGCACGAGAAGAAGCTGGTGCTGCCGCTGGTGGTCTCGAGCACGCTGCTGTTTCTCGTGGGCGTGGCGTTCTGCTACTTCTTCGTCTTCGGCAAGGTGTTCCAGTTCATCCAGAACTTCGCTCCCAAGAGCATCACGGCGGCACCGGACATCGAGGCGTACCTGAGCTTCGTGCTGACGATGTTCATCGCCTTCGGCGCGGCCTTCGAGGTGCCCATCGTGGTGGTGGTGCTGGCGCGCATCGGCCTGGTGAGCATCGACAAGCTGAAGCAGTTCCGCAGCTACTTCATCGTGCTGGCCTTCATCGTCGCCGCGGTCATCACCCCGCCTGACATCGTGTCGCAGCTTGCGCTGGCGATTCCGATGTGCTTGCTGTACGAGGTCGGAATCTGGGCGGCGCAGATCTTCATCAAGCACACCAAGGCGCCCGAAGAAGAGACATCGGCGTAG
- the pdeM gene encoding ligase-associated DNA damage response endonuclease PdeM, producing MTAIQVGGQPLTLLPERAAFLADHRTLLIADAHIGKAVSFRRWGVPVPQGTTAETLGALDRLVHRTGASRIVFLGDFLHSARSRAVSTMDAVRRWRESQPQLALTLVRGNHDRRAGDPPSAWRFEIVDEPLLLDGVALCHHPKPMPGRYVLAGHLHPCVGIGGRARDHLRLPCFHFGPQVGVLPAFGSFTGMHPIEWGEGDRVFAIADDEIAEVARR from the coding sequence ATGACCGCCATTCAGGTCGGCGGCCAGCCGCTGACCCTGCTGCCCGAGAGGGCGGCTTTCCTCGCTGACCACCGGACGCTGCTGATTGCCGACGCACACATCGGCAAGGCCGTGTCGTTTCGCCGCTGGGGCGTGCCGGTGCCGCAAGGGACCACCGCGGAGACGCTCGGCGCCCTGGACCGCCTGGTCCACCGCACCGGCGCCTCGCGCATCGTCTTCCTCGGCGATTTCCTGCATTCGGCACGCTCGCGAGCGGTGTCGACCATGGACGCCGTGAGGCGCTGGCGCGAGTCGCAGCCCCAGCTGGCGCTGACGCTGGTGCGCGGCAACCACGATCGGCGCGCCGGCGATCCGCCGTCCGCATGGCGCTTCGAGATCGTCGACGAGCCGCTGCTGCTGGACGGCGTCGCGCTGTGCCACCACCCGAAGCCGATGCCGGGCCGCTACGTGCTGGCCGGCCACCTGCATCCTTGCGTCGGCATCGGCGGGCGTGCCCGGGACCACCTGCGCTTGCCATGCTTCCACTTCGGGCCCCAGGTGGGCGTGCTGCCGGCCTTCGGCAGCTTCACCGGGATGCACCCCATCGAGTGGGGCGAGGGCGACCGGGTGTTCGCCATCGCCGACGACGAGATCGCCGAGGTCGCGCGCCGATAA
- the hisI gene encoding phosphoribosyl-AMP cyclohydrolase, giving the protein MSWLDEVRWDAQGLVPVIAQEVGSNDVLMFAFMNREALQQTAELGEAVYFSRSRNRLWHKGEESGHIQKVRELRLDCDNDVVLLKVEQLGHTPGIACHTGRHSCFFKRYQDGAWHAVEPVLKDPERIYK; this is encoded by the coding sequence ATGAGTTGGCTCGACGAAGTCAGGTGGGACGCGCAGGGCCTGGTGCCTGTCATCGCGCAGGAAGTCGGCAGCAACGACGTGCTGATGTTCGCCTTCATGAACCGCGAGGCGCTGCAGCAGACCGCCGAGCTCGGAGAGGCCGTGTACTTCAGCCGCTCGCGAAACCGGCTCTGGCACAAGGGCGAGGAATCGGGGCACATCCAGAAGGTGCGCGAGCTGAGGCTCGATTGCGACAACGACGTGGTGCTGCTGAAGGTGGAGCAGCTCGGCCACACGCCCGGCATCGCCTGCCACACCGGCCGCCATTCCTGCTTCTTCAAGCGCTACCAGGACGGTGCCTGGCACGCCGTCGAGCCCGTCCTGAAAGACCCGGAGCGCATCTACAAATGA
- the tatB gene encoding Sec-independent protein translocase protein TatB has product MIDFGFDKIALIGAVALIVIGPERLPRVARTVGHLLGKAQRYVADVKAEVNRSIELEELKKMKTQFEDAARDVEQNVSSEIRQTTSDLEKGWAADNPLLEPGSGQHEGLQPPPPAYRHPKKNWRLKRGAMPQWYKQRHGIRHKAQSGAARVARFRPPRSPA; this is encoded by the coding sequence ATGATTGACTTCGGCTTCGACAAGATCGCCCTGATCGGCGCGGTGGCCCTCATCGTCATCGGCCCCGAGCGCTTGCCGCGCGTGGCGCGCACCGTGGGCCATCTGCTCGGCAAGGCGCAGCGCTATGTCGCCGACGTGAAAGCCGAGGTCAACCGCTCCATCGAGCTCGAAGAGCTCAAGAAAATGAAGACGCAGTTCGAGGACGCGGCGCGCGACGTCGAGCAGAACGTCTCGAGCGAGATCCGCCAGACCACGTCCGACCTGGAGAAGGGCTGGGCCGCCGACAATCCGCTTCTCGAGCCCGGCAGCGGCCAGCACGAAGGTCTCCAGCCGCCTCCTCCCGCATACCGGCATCCGAAGAAGAACTGGCGCCTGAAGCGCGGCGCCATGCCGCAGTGGTACAAGCAGCGCCACGGCATCCGCCACAAGGCCCAGTCGGGCGCCGCCCGCGTGGCGCGCTTCCGCCCGCCGCGATCCCCAGCCTGA
- a CDS encoding histidine triad nucleotide-binding protein encodes MSHDPQCIFCKIVAGHIPSKKVHEDDELLVFHDIHPWAPVHLLVIPKVHVASLADIEPEHQQWLGKMLSLAPKLMKQQGVTNGFRTVINTGADGGQEVYHLHMHVYGGPRPWAKG; translated from the coding sequence ATGAGCCACGACCCTCAATGCATTTTTTGCAAGATCGTCGCCGGGCATATCCCGAGCAAGAAGGTCCACGAGGACGATGAACTTCTGGTGTTCCACGACATCCATCCGTGGGCGCCGGTGCATCTGCTCGTCATCCCGAAGGTGCATGTGGCATCGCTGGCCGACATCGAGCCGGAGCACCAGCAGTGGCTGGGCAAGATGCTGTCGCTGGCGCCCAAGCTGATGAAGCAGCAGGGCGTGACGAACGGCTTTCGCACCGTCATCAACACCGGCGCCGACGGCGGGCAGGAGGTCTATCACCTGCACATGCACGTGTACGGCGGTCCGCGTCCATGGGCCAAGGGCTGA
- the slmA gene encoding nucleoid occlusion factor SlmA — protein sequence MTSHAENPSEGIAAADSESAVVAAGGTRKRPKPGERRVQILQTLAAMLEQPGAERITTAALAGKLDVSEAALYRHFASKAQMFEGLIEFIEQSVFTLANQINEREAAGTAQARQILTVLLQFGEKNPGMTRVMVGDALVFENDRLLTRMNQFFDRIESQLRQSLRTAAEANGSVTPTVDANAQASVLTAFAVGRLQRYARSGFKRTPTEHLDAALRLMVA from the coding sequence ATGACCTCCCACGCTGAGAACCCTTCCGAAGGCATCGCGGCCGCCGACAGCGAATCCGCCGTCGTGGCGGCCGGCGGCACGCGCAAGCGGCCCAAGCCCGGAGAGCGGCGTGTGCAAATCCTGCAAACCCTGGCGGCGATGCTCGAACAGCCGGGCGCCGAGCGCATCACGACGGCCGCCCTGGCCGGCAAGCTCGATGTGTCCGAAGCGGCGCTCTATCGCCACTTCGCGAGCAAGGCCCAGATGTTCGAGGGACTGATCGAGTTCATCGAGCAGAGCGTCTTCACGCTGGCCAACCAGATCAATGAGCGCGAGGCCGCCGGCACGGCGCAAGCGCGCCAGATCCTGACCGTCCTCCTGCAGTTCGGCGAGAAGAATCCCGGGATGACGCGCGTGATGGTCGGCGATGCGCTGGTCTTCGAGAACGACCGGCTGCTGACGCGCATGAACCAGTTCTTCGACCGGATCGAATCGCAGCTGCGGCAAAGCCTGCGCACGGCCGCCGAGGCCAACGGCTCGGTCACGCCGACCGTGGATGCCAATGCCCAGGCTTCGGTGCTCACCGCCTTCGCCGTGGGCCGTCTGCAGCGCTACGCCCGCTCGGGCTTCAAGCGCACTCCGACGGAACATCTCGATGCGGCGCTGCGTCTGATGGTCGCCTGA
- a CDS encoding NUDIX domain-containing protein, giving the protein MTGGTQRTPVDVAVGVLIDAQGRFLLTSRPEGKVYAGYWEFPGGKLEPGETVEEALRRELHEELGITIVHAHPWKVEMMDYPHARVRLHFCKVHEWHGDFEMRERQSMAWQCLPVEVVPVLPGTVPVLQWFAFERGFAGATHRG; this is encoded by the coding sequence ATGACCGGCGGCACGCAGCGCACGCCGGTGGACGTGGCCGTCGGCGTGCTGATCGATGCGCAGGGTCGCTTCCTGCTCACCTCGCGTCCCGAAGGCAAGGTCTACGCCGGCTACTGGGAGTTCCCGGGCGGCAAGCTCGAGCCCGGCGAGACCGTCGAAGAGGCGCTGCGGCGCGAGCTGCACGAGGAGCTGGGCATCACCATCGTCCACGCCCACCCTTGGAAGGTCGAGATGATGGACTACCCGCACGCGCGGGTGCGGCTGCACTTTTGCAAGGTGCATGAATGGCACGGCGACTTCGAGATGCGCGAGCGCCAGTCGATGGCCTGGCAGTGTCTGCCGGTGGAGGTGGTCCCGGTGCTGCCGGGGACCGTGCCGGTGTTGCAGTGGTTCGCCTTCGAACGCGGTTTTGCAGGGGCGACGCACCGAGGGTGA